One window of Cydia pomonella isolate Wapato2018A chromosome 5, ilCydPomo1, whole genome shotgun sequence genomic DNA carries:
- the LOC133517644 gene encoding uncharacterized protein LOC133517644, translating into MPPKEPVKKIPPPIARPPISDSSLVLLPDNILEGFQERLETGIDWTHEALARRFHRSKCLRDDIPTIPFSKGLQNRIQKSILCGFLDENSPISLQDQWEILLPLTQWDISRFSNEEGKVCFRSVNCITENVEKLIKRAVTAGDRALLRKELKEVPMLRIFDSGITDLDSGLSEFTKLVTLNLCGNYIGDIDAAFLPPGLKLLELQANRISKTETFAEHLPPTLLYLGLARNLLTNESLQGLPGLPRIITSLDLSENDIYNLETVLDGLGTLPYLKALSLAGNPCSVCMGYSSIITMKLPNLQWLDSREILPTDRPDEFWEPHPDDYRSNYFNFTVLRIMSIPQPPKPDKGATTTFHVELELPFLDSKRRNFLMFRRNESLREMLPPPEYESELLLGAKTSPSIAGPSRTDIGIDLETTTHESDIYARLVPKESREILNYTVFESNKVQWNKMINFQEPTVRIFCPDLVALRDTFQTVVTLRLVYTVLMGKQGKPEKPRKSATTIKQPPGESRVILATIRCALKNPDWSQPFQHFHWDDSLGTNDAMHWGDGDLAILQYSQGPPKAAKGKPEADALLSKQPIPDNLTCHFCFGIDAIRF; encoded by the exons ATGCCGCCAAAAGAACCCGTCAAGAAAATTCCACCACCGATTGCACGTCCACCAATAAGTGACTCAAGTCTTGTTTTATTACCCGATAATATTTTAGAAG GATTCCAAGAACGACTTGAAACGGGTATTGACTGGACACACGAAGCGCTAGCCCGAAGGTTTCATCGATCAAAATGCCTAAGAGACGATATACCTACAATACCCTTCAGTAAAGGACTTCAGAACAGGATTCAGAAAAGTATCCTCTGCGGATTTCTAGACGAAAACTCACCTATTAGTCTTCAGGACCAATGGGAGATACTTTTACCTTTAACTCAGTGGGATATAAGCAGATTTAGTAATGAAGAAGGAAAGGTATGCTTCCGCAGTGTCAACTGTATCACCGAGAATGTTGAGAAACTTATAAAGAGAGCAGTGACGGCTGGAGATCGTGCCCTTTTGAGAAAAGAATTAAAGGAGGTTCCAATGTTGAGAATTTTCGACTCAGGG ATAACCGACTTAGACAGCGGCCTCTCAGAATTCACCAAACTGGTGACATTGAATCTGTGCGGCAACTACATTGGTGACATCGATGCCGCTTTCCTTCCCCCAGGGCTGAAACTACTTGAGCTCCAAGCTAATCGAATATCGAAAACTGAAACGTTCGCGGAACACCTGCCGCCGACCTTGCTGTATTTGGGCTTGGCTCGGAATTTATTGACAAACG AAAGTCTCCAAGGATTACCAGGACTACCACGCATTATTACATCTTTGGATTTGTCTGAAAACGACATCTATAATCTTGAAACGGTACTAGATGGCCTGGGTACGCTGCCGTATCTCAAGGCATTATCACTCGCCGGCAACCCGTGTTCA GTATGCATGGGCTACAGCTCCATAATTACCATGAAACTACCAAATCTGCAATGGCTGGACTCCCGAGAGATCCTACCCACGGATAGACCCGATGAATTCTGGGAACCTCATCCTGATGACTACCGGTCCAATTACTTCAACTTTACTGTGCTGCGAATCATGTCCATACCTCAGCCACCGAAACCTGATAAg GGCGCCACGACGACGTTTCACGTAGAATTAGAGCTGCCCTTCTTGGACTCCAAGAGAAGGAATTTCCTGATGTTCCGGCGCAACGAATCTTTGAGAGAGATGCTGCCGCCGCCTGAGTATGAATCCGAATTGTTGTTGGGAGCAAAAACGTCTCCGTCAATTGCGGGGCCCAGTAGAACAGACATAGGCATAG ACCTTGAAACCACCACACATGAATCCGATATCTATGCCCGCCTGGTACCCAAGGAGTCCAGAGAAATTCTCAACTATACCGTCTTTGAGAGCAACAAAGTGCAGTGGAACAAGATGATCAATTTCCAAGAGCCTACTGTCAGGATCTTCTGTCCGGATCTCGTTGCTCTGAGGGATACTTTTCAGACGGTAGTCACTCTTAGACTGGTATATACAGTG TTAATGGGCAAACAAGGTAAACCGGAAAAGCCCCGTAAAAGCGCTACAACGATCAAGCAACCGCCAGGCGAATCCCGAGTAATTCTTGCCACCATCCGCTGCGCCTTGAAGAACCCAGACTGGAGCCAACCCTTCCAGCACTTCCACTGGGACGACTCGCTTGGCACCAATGATGCGATGCATTGGGGCGATGGGGATCTTGCg ATTCTCCAGTATTCTCAAGGTCCACCAAAAGCCGCAAAAGGAAAACCAGAAGCAGACGCGTTGTTATCTAAGCAACCGATTCCTGATAATCTGACGTGCCACTTCTGCTTCGGAATTGATGCCATCCGGTTCTAA
- the LOC133517647 gene encoding uncharacterized protein LOC133517647 isoform X1: MPEQKETKGDDKNKRVKINVEGEDEIGEGEMGRKKMKRFVMPNVPRWWQLKVIQYAFAHPHVRARLEKHMGSNLVRLTDKAYMTELEDRIRAVNEENLNKRISSRVLDEMERLKRLILVGKTPLKECPPELYHHPVFVFWRMVNKEVQRASKKRADAFYRKLKASQMNVQTADEDVEAVEEETESEQLTPQQLLDKVNQDLELQKAADIEKGVRFTDDQFALIKYETQDVKTLKTLTTVEELYALADKIIGTKRI; the protein is encoded by the exons ATGCCTGAACAAAAAGAAACTAAAGGTGACGACAAAAATAAAAGAGTAAAAAtcaat GTTGAAGGGGAAGATGAAATCGGCGAAGGCGAGATGGGCCGTAAGAAGATGAAGCGGTTCGTGATGCCGAACGTGCCGCGATGGTGGCAGCTCAAGGTCATACAATATGC CTTCGCCCACCCGCACGTCCGGGCGCGGCTCGAGAAGCACATGGGCTCCAACCTGGTGCGGCTGACGGACAAGGCCTACATGACCGAACTGGAGGACCGCATCCGCGCCGTCAACGAGGAGAACCTGAACAAGAGGATCTCCTCCCGAGTC CTCGACGAAATGGAGCGGCTAAAACGGCTTATCCTCGTCGGGAAGACTCCACTGAAAGAGTGCCCTCCTGAACTCTACCACCACCCCGTCTTCGTTTTTTGGAGGATGGTCAATAAGGAGGTCCAGAGGGCGTCTAAGAAACGGGCCGACGCGTTCTACAGGAAACTGAAGGCGTCGCAAATGAATGTTCAA ACTGCCGACGAAGACGTGGAGGCAGTAGAGGAAGAAACAGAGAGTGAGCAGCTAACGCCCCAGCAGCTGCTAGACAAGGTCAACCAAGATCTAGAGCTGCAGAAAGCAGCCGACATCGAGAAGGGTGTCCGCTTCACCGACGACCAGTTTGCGCTCATCAAGTACGAAACGCAGGACGTTAAGACGCTCAAAACTCTTACG aCCGTGGAAGAGCTGTACGCATTGGCTGACAAGATTATTGGAACAAAACGAATTTGA
- the LOC133517647 gene encoding uncharacterized protein LOC133517647 isoform X2: protein MQRQASGPPSEGSFWTTIELLAGRDRRRSAGDAECTVELPLPTRTSSSLSFAHPHVRARLEKHMGSNLVRLTDKAYMTELEDRIRAVNEENLNKRISSRVLDEMERLKRLILVGKTPLKECPPELYHHPVFVFWRMVNKEVQRASKKRADAFYRKLKASQMNVQTADEDVEAVEEETESEQLTPQQLLDKVNQDLELQKAADIEKGVRFTDDQFALIKYETQDVKTLKTLTTVEELYALADKIIGTKRI, encoded by the exons ATGCAGCGACAAGCGTCCGGGCCTCCGAGCGAGGGGTCGTTCTGGACGACCATCGAGCTGCTGGCCGGGAGGGACAGGCGGCGGTCGGCAGGAGATGCGGAATGCACGGTCGAACTCCCGCTGCCAACGAGGACATCGTCCTCTCTCAG CTTCGCCCACCCGCACGTCCGGGCGCGGCTCGAGAAGCACATGGGCTCCAACCTGGTGCGGCTGACGGACAAGGCCTACATGACCGAACTGGAGGACCGCATCCGCGCCGTCAACGAGGAGAACCTGAACAAGAGGATCTCCTCCCGAGTC CTCGACGAAATGGAGCGGCTAAAACGGCTTATCCTCGTCGGGAAGACTCCACTGAAAGAGTGCCCTCCTGAACTCTACCACCACCCCGTCTTCGTTTTTTGGAGGATGGTCAATAAGGAGGTCCAGAGGGCGTCTAAGAAACGGGCCGACGCGTTCTACAGGAAACTGAAGGCGTCGCAAATGAATGTTCAA ACTGCCGACGAAGACGTGGAGGCAGTAGAGGAAGAAACAGAGAGTGAGCAGCTAACGCCCCAGCAGCTGCTAGACAAGGTCAACCAAGATCTAGAGCTGCAGAAAGCAGCCGACATCGAGAAGGGTGTCCGCTTCACCGACGACCAGTTTGCGCTCATCAAGTACGAAACGCAGGACGTTAAGACGCTCAAAACTCTTACG aCCGTGGAAGAGCTGTACGCATTGGCTGACAAGATTATTGGAACAAAACGAATTTGA
- the LOC133517645 gene encoding sodium- and chloride-dependent glycine transporter 1-like — MTGAPRERWGSQIEYLLSCLGYAVGIGNVWRFPYLCYRNGGGAFLVPYFLTLFVCGIPLVYLETTLGQFASAGCISVFNINPLLKGAGYAAVVLNVIAIIYFSTILAYPILFIYHSFTSPLPWQHCGNPWNTDKCVEITSNASIFTSNGSITTPEDEFYHIRLLRMSSGIHEIGGMVWPVFWCNLIGYVLVYMSICNGVKSVGKIVYFTVVFPYLVLCVLFIRGITLPGAWQGILFYVWPDWQKLANSKVWADAAMQLFYSLGPGWGGLVSMASFNKFHYKNLRSSILIPLINSGTSIWAGFVVFSVLGFAAERAGVPIDKVATAGPGLAFVTYPAAVTMMPASNFWALTFFVMLFLLGIDTMFVTIEAVIAGFMDEFPKLRAHKRLITFLTCVVLFLSGIICNTEGGLHVIGLLDTHVAIAAAPVVCLMELIAAVYTYGASNLSMDVRFMTGRPLRPFWLFVWRYIVPPFLLVIIVYGMRETTGIAGLCIALCSVMCIPLYAIRVLYQSRGPLMQRIRENCRASKEWGPVDPDLRLSWLAARKHERTKRQAIREIECYGHEQAV; from the exons ATGACGGGGGCGCCTCGTGAACGCTGGGGCAGCCAGATCGAGTATTTGTTATCATGTTTAGGGTACGCGGTTGGCATTGGGAACGTCTGGAGGTTTCCTTATCTGTGCTATAGGAATGGTGGAG GCGCATTCCTCGTCCCATATTTCCTCACCCTGTTCGTTTGCGGGATCCCGCTGGTGTACCTGGAGACGACACTGGGACAGTTCGCCAGTGCAGGATGCATTTCCGTCTTCAATATAAACCCTTTGCTCAAAG GGGCCGGATATGCTGCTGTCGTTCTAAACGTGATAGCCATAATTTATTTCTCCACTATTCTGGCATACCCGATCTTGTTCATCTACCATTCGTTCACCTCTCCGCTGCCGTGGCAACACTGCGGGAATCCCTGGAACACTGACAAATGTGTTGAG aTAACGAGTAATGCGAGCATATTTACCAGCAATGGATCAATCACAACTCCTGAAGACGAATTCTATCA CATACGCTTGTTGCGAATGTCTTCAGGCATACACGAAATCGGCGGCATGGTGTGGCCTGTCTTCTGGTGCAACTTGATAGGCTACGTGCTCGTATACATGTCCATCTGCAACGGTGTCAAAAGTGTTGGCAAG ATCGTGTATTTCACCGTGGTTTTCCCCTACTTGGTGTTGTGCGTATTGTTCATCCGCGGCATTACGCTGCCTGGCGCTTGGCAGGGCATTCTTTTCTACGTGTGGCCCGACTGGCAGAAACTGGCAAACTCGAAG GTTTGGGCAGACGCCGCTATGCAACTGTTCTATTCGCTCGGACCTGGTTGGGGAGGTTTAGTCAGTATGGCGAGTTTCAATAAATTCCATTATAAAAACTTAAG ATCATCTATATTAATTCCCCTAATCAACAGTGGAACTAGTATCTGGGCAGGTTTCGTAGTGTTCTCCGTGCTAGGGTTCGCAGCAGAGCGGGCGGGGGTCCCTATAGACAAAGTGGCTACTGCGGGTCCGGGGCTCGCGTTTGTCACATACCCTGCTGCTGTAACCATGATGCCCGCATCCAACTTCTGGGCCCTAACGTTTTTTGTAATGCTGTTCCTCTTAGGTATCGATACTATG TTCGTGACAATAGAAGCCGTAATCGCTGGGTTTATGGACGAATTTCCGAAATTACGGGCGCATAAACGATTGATAACATTTCTGACGTGTGTTGTGCTCTTTCTTTCGGGCATTATTTGCAATACTGAG GGAGGCCTCCACGTCATTGGCCTCCTAGATACACACGTGGCCATCGCCGCTGCACCGGTGGTGTGCTTGATGGAGCTCATAGCCGCGGTGTACACGTACGGCGCCTCGAACCTGAGTATGGACGTACGCTTCATGACAGGACGACCGCTCAGACCCTTTTGGCTTTTTGTGTGGCGTTATATAGTGCCACCTTTCTTATTG GTTATAATCGTGTATGGAATGCGAGAAACTACAGGCATTGCGGGGTTGTGTATCGCCTTGTGCTCCGTCATGTGCATACCGTTATACGCCATCAGGGTCCTGTATCAATCTAGAGGTCCTCTGATGCAG CGTATCCGTGAAAATTGCCGCGCGAGCAAGGAGTGGGGTCCTGTAGACCCAGATTTGCGTCTAAGCTGGCTCGCGGCGCGGAAGCATGAGCGGACCAAGCGGCAAGCCATCCGCGAGATCGAGTGCTATGGACATGAGCAGGCCGTGTGA